CCGCAGATGACACCCGATCAGTTTGTTTATGCTCATATGCATACAGCGGATGAAGTACTTTCTCATCTTTTTAGAGATCCTGAAAGTCTTGAAGCTGCACAGTTATTTCGAAAAGAAATGTCATACAAGCCGTTTTTCAAGAGCATGAAAATTGAACCGGATTTGATAAGCCTGCTGAAAAAAATCAAGCCAAAATATAAAACCGCTATCGCTACAAATAGAACAGATACCATGCAGGGAATTTTATCAGAATTTAACCTTGAAAGCTATTTTGATCTTGTTGTATGTGCCCTTGATGTAGTGCACTCAAAGCCCCATCCGGAATCTTTGCTGAAAATTATTGAATACTTTGATGTTGAACCTGCTCAGGTTCTTTATGTGGGAGATTCGGTTGTAGATGAAACGGCAGCAAAAGCTGCAAATATTCCTTTTGTTGCATACCGTAATGATAAACTTTCTGCTGATTACTACATCATGCGCCTGGAAGAACTTGAAGACATGCTTCTCGGTTAAATACAGTAGAGACGCAAAACCTTTATAGAGACGCAAGATTTTGCGTCTCTACTTTTTGTCTTTTTTGTTCGCTAAAAAACCTTTTACCAGCATTACAGGCATATAAACAATAATTGAAAAAGACAACAGGCCTAAAGACTGCCAGATATCTTTAGGTTTTACATAT
The genomic region above belongs to Pseudomonadota bacterium and contains:
- a CDS encoding HAD family hydrolase; this encodes MNDIKVVAFDCDGVMFDSGQANMDYYNTVLKYFGKPQMTPDQFVYAHMHTADEVLSHLFRDPESLEAAQLFRKEMSYKPFFKSMKIEPDLISLLKKIKPKYKTAIATNRTDTMQGILSEFNLESYFDLVVCALDVVHSKPHPESLLKIIEYFDVEPAQVLYVGDSVVDETAAKAANIPFVAYRNDKLSADYYIMRLEELEDMLLG